The genome window CGTGCGCAGCCAGAAAGTTGGCCGTGGCGATGCCGGTGCGCGCGAGGCCTACGATGGCGATGGATTTGCCGTTCAGGTCCATAAGTTCATCTCAATTTCAATGTGCTCAGGCTGAGCATGGCGAGTACCACGGCGATGATCCAGAAACGGACGATCACCTTGGGCTCTTCCCAACCCATGTGTTCAAAGTGATGGTGCAATGGGGCCATCTTGAAAAACCGTTTGCCCCCGGTGTATTTGAACCAGGCCACCTGGATGATGACCGACAGGGCTTCGATGACGAAGATGCCGCCGACCAGGATCAACAGCAGTTCCTGCTTGGCGATCACCGCCACCGTGCCCAGGATCGCGCCCAGCGACAGCGAACCGACGTCGCCCATGAACATTTGCGCCGGGTAGGCGTTGAACCAGAGAAAGCCAAGGCTGGCCCCGACCATGGCCGAGGTCAGCACCGCCAGCTCGCCGGCGCTGCCCACGTACTGGATGTTCAGGTAGCCCGCAAATTTGAAATGCCCGGTGATGTACACCAACGCCGTGTAGGTCAATGTGGCGATGATGATGGGACCGATGGCAAGGCCGTCGAGTCCGTCGGTCAGGTTCACTGCGTTCGAGGTGCCGACGATGACGATGACGATCAGCACCACGTACCAGCCGCCGATGTCGGGCGTGAAATCCTTGAAGAAGGGCACGTACAGATTGGTGGCGAAACCCATGCGGTTGGGATCGAAGTAGGTGCAGAACAATCCCACCACCGTGGCGACGAGGATCTGCCAGAAAATTTTGGTGCGCGCCGTGAGGCCGTTGCCTTTGCGCAGCTTCAGAAAGTCGTCCACGAAACCGATGAGGCCGAAACCGACGGCGACGAAGATCAGCAACCAGATGTACAGGTTGGTCAGGTTCGCCCACAGCAACGTCGCCAGCAGAAAGGTGAACAGCACCAGCAGGCCGCCCATCGTTGGCGTGCCCGATTTGGTGATGTGCGACTGCGGACCGTCGGTGCGGATGGTCTCGCCGATTTCCAGCTTCTGCAGAGAGCGGATGACAATGGGGCCGAAGATCAGGCACAGCAACAGCGCCGTGATGCCGGCGTAGGCCGAGCGGAACGTGATGTAACGGAACACGTTGAAGATCGAATAATCAGCGCTGAGCGGATAGAACAGGTGATAGAACATGGTTTGAATTTACCGGTCCGAGCCGGTGAACCTTTCAATCACGGTTTCCATTTGCGATCCCCGGGACCCCTTGAACAGCAGGCAATCGCCTTTGCGTGCGTGGTGCGTCAGATATTGCGCGGCCTCGTCGTGCGTTTCCGCGCTGTGCACGTGGTCGCGCTTCATGCCCGCGTTGACGGCGGCATCGGCAGCCAGTTTTGCCAGCACGCCGACGCTGACGAGACAGTCGATTTCGTTTTCCTCCGCCCATTGTCCGACCTTCCGGTGCGCGGCTTCTTCCTGTGCGCCGAGCTCCAGCATGTCGCCAATCACCAGAAAGCGGCGACCGGAGCAGGGCAGGGCGCGCAGGGTCTTGATGGCTTCCAGCATCGAGCGCGGGTTGGCGTTGTAGGTGTCGTTGAGCAGCGTCATGCCCTGGTGTTCAAAAATCTGGCCGCGTTGGTCGAGGCCCTGTGTGCGTTGCAGTCCGGACGCCATGCTGTTGGCGTCCATGCCCAGCGCTGCGCCCACGGCCAGCGCCGCCAGGGCGTTGCTCACATTGTGCATGCCGGAAAACGGCAACCGCACCGGCACGGTGGCGTCGAACACGTTGGCGGTGAACTCGATGCCGCCGACGTCAGCGGAACGGATGTCGCGTGCCTGCACATCGGCGGTCGGATCGAGGCCGAAGGTGATGATGCGGGCGCGCAGGTTGCCGACGAGTTCCCGCACCAAGGGGTCGTCGGCGTTGACGACGGCGGCGCCGGTCTCCGGCAACGCTTCGAACAGTTCGCCTTTGGCGGCCTGCACGTCGTGGATGGTTTCCAGGTGCACCATGTGCGCTTCCGAAATATTGGTGATGACGCCGATCTCCGGACGCGCGATTTCGGCGAGGCGGCGGATCTCGCCCGCCGCACTCATGCCCATCTCCAGCACCGCGACCTCGTGCTCCGCGTTCAGGTCGAGCAGCGTCAAAGGCAGGCCGATGTGGTTGTTCAGGTTGCCCTGCGTCTTCAGCGTCTTGAATTGCGTGGAGGTGATGGCGGCGATCATTTCTTTTGTCGTCGATTTGCCATTGGTGCCGGTGACACCGACCATGCGCACTTTATGTTGATTGCGGTGAAACGCCGCCAGGTCCTGCAACGCCTTCAAGGTATCCGGCACCTGCACGGCGAACGGTCCGTCGGCCATGCGATCCAGCGGCAACCGGGCGCGATCGGAAACGATGACACCCGCGGCCTGTTTGGCGATGGCGTCGTTCAGGAAATCGTGGCCATCGAAGCGGTCGCCCTGGATACAGAAGAACAGTTCGCCCGCCTTCAGCGTGCGCGAATTGATGGACACGCCGGAAAAGCGCGCCGACGCTTCGCCCCGAACCTGTTCTCCCTGGGTGGCTTCGAGTACGGTATTCAAATCGCTATCCA of Nitrospina watsonii contains these proteins:
- the mraY gene encoding phospho-N-acetylmuramoyl-pentapeptide-transferase; translated protein: MFYHLFYPLSADYSIFNVFRYITFRSAYAGITALLLCLIFGPIVIRSLQKLEIGETIRTDGPQSHITKSGTPTMGGLLVLFTFLLATLLWANLTNLYIWLLIFVAVGFGLIGFVDDFLKLRKGNGLTARTKIFWQILVATVVGLFCTYFDPNRMGFATNLYVPFFKDFTPDIGGWYVVLIVIVIVGTSNAVNLTDGLDGLAIGPIIIATLTYTALVYITGHFKFAGYLNIQYVGSAGELAVLTSAMVGASLGFLWFNAYPAQMFMGDVGSLSLGAILGTVAVIAKQELLLILVGGIFVIEALSVIIQVAWFKYTGGKRFFKMAPLHHHFEHMGWEEPKVIVRFWIIAVVLAMLSLSTLKLR
- a CDS encoding UDP-N-acetylmuramoyl-tripeptide--D-alanyl-D-alanine ligase translates to MDSDLNTVLEATQGEQVRGEASARFSGVSINSRTLKAGELFFCIQGDRFDGHDFLNDAIAKQAAGVIVSDRARLPLDRMADGPFAVQVPDTLKALQDLAAFHRNQHKVRMVGVTGTNGKSTTKEMIAAITSTQFKTLKTQGNLNNHIGLPLTLLDLNAEHEVAVLEMGMSAAGEIRRLAEIARPEIGVITNISEAHMVHLETIHDVQAAKGELFEALPETGAAVVNADDPLVRELVGNLRARIITFGLDPTADVQARDIRSADVGGIEFTANVFDATVPVRLPFSGMHNVSNALAALAVGAALGMDANSMASGLQRTQGLDQRGQIFEHQGMTLLNDTYNANPRSMLEAIKTLRALPCSGRRFLVIGDMLELGAQEEAAHRKVGQWAEENEIDCLVSVGVLAKLAADAAVNAGMKRDHVHSAETHDEAAQYLTHHARKGDCLLFKGSRGSQMETVIERFTGSDR